From the Quercus lobata isolate SW786 chromosome 6, ValleyOak3.0 Primary Assembly, whole genome shotgun sequence genome, one window contains:
- the LOC115950877 gene encoding uncharacterized protein LOC115950877, with protein sequence MRQETGQSISDFYSQTSTMWEQLSAADPPLVCSKDIELFVKYRDRRRFMHFMMGLREDFEPTRASLLSRSPTPSLDAAVKELISEENRRPTYHMTSSNHVLATPSPQPPIVAFTAPPRINSGRPTSQSSKGAHCKFCRAKGHDISVCRKLQKFVQEQNKASLPQAAAVCPSDPSVPTGPSLASSLTTADIEAVVQQVLSRTSTALSVTSGSPDGSSAWDRP encoded by the exons ATGCGCCAAGAGACAGGTcagtctatttctgatttttattctcagacTTCTACTATGTGGGAACAACTCTCTGCTGCAGATCCTCCACTGGTGTGTTCTAAGGACATTGAGCTCTTTGTCAAATATCGGGATCGCCGTAGATTTATGCACTTCATGATGGGTTTACGTGAGGATTTTGAGCCTACTCGAGCTTCTCTACTTAGCCggtctcctactccttctcttgatgctgcaGTAAAGGAGCTCATTTCTGAGGAGAATCGTCGGCCCACTTATCACATGACATCATCTAATCATGTCTTGGCTACACCCTCACCACAGCCTCCCATTGTTGCATTCACTGCTCCTCCGCGAATAAACTCCGGGCGTCCCACCTCTCAGTCTTCCAAAGGTGCTCATTGCAAGTTTTGCCGTGCCAAAGGCCATGACATCTCTGTTTGTCGTAAGCTACAGAAATTTGTGCAAGAGCAGAATAAAGCTTCTCTTCCTCAGGCAGCTGCTGTATGTCCTTCAGATCCATCGGTTCCTACAGGTCCATCTTTGGCTTCCTCACTTACTACGGCTGATATTGAGGCAGTTGTTCAACAGGTTTTATCCCGCACTTCCACTGCCCTTTCTGTCACCTCAG GATCCCCGGACGGGTCAAGTGCTTGGGACAGGCCGTAA